One window of Strigops habroptila isolate Jane chromosome Z, bStrHab1.2.pri, whole genome shotgun sequence genomic DNA carries:
- the LOC115600650 gene encoding transcription factor E2F4-like isoform X1, translated as MAESGPQPPGGGSGSGSGAAPSRHEKSLGLLTTKFVSLLQEAKDGVLDLKLAADTLAVRQKRRIYDITNVLEGIGLIEKKSKNSIQWKGVGPGCNTREIAHKLIELKADIEDLEQREQELEQQKMWVQQSIKNVTEDMQNSRLAYVTHEDICRCFTGDTLLAIRAPSGTRLEVPVPEGLNGQKKYQIHLKSTNGPIDVLLVNKDTWSSPPVVLPVPPPEDLIQCQAVAASKPPIPPVAHFQETSVPSSTEPSTPASTGSQEHSPPAQNPASTECSVPAAESKSSDDFDPIGNVAVSPSQPAGLDTQPLQSSASLDSSSILPSPSTAFEPIKPDPTEILELPKELSEMFDPTRGVSLCYCLLHAPFLSWRRDNKECMNSDLLEELMSSEVFAPLLRLSPPPGDHDYIYNLDESEGVCDLFDVPVLNL; from the exons ATGGCGGAGAGCGGGCCGCAGCCCCCCGGCGGAGGGAGCGGGTCCGGGAGCGGCGCGGCACCAAGCCGGCACGAGAAGAGCCTGGGGCTGCTCACCACCAAGTTCGTGTCGCTGCTGCAGGAGGCCAAGGACGGCGTGCTCGACCTCAAGCTG GCTGCGGATACCTTGGCTGTGCGACAGAAGCGACGGATCTACGATATCACAAATGTCCTGGAAGGCATTGGGTTGATCGAGAAGAAATCCAAGAACAGTATCCAGTGGAA AGGGGTGGGTCCTGGCTGCAACACACGTGAAATAGCTCACAAACTGATCGAGCTGAAGGCAGACATAGAGGACCTGGAGCAgcgggagcaggagctggagcagcagaagaTGTGGGTTCAGCAGAGCATCAAAAATGTTACAGAAGACATGCAGAACAGTCG ATTAGCGTATGTGACACATGAAGATATCTGCAGGTGTTTCACAG GAGACACCCTCCTTGCGATTCGAGCTCCATCAGGCACACGTTTGGAGGTGCCCGTCCCTGAG GGCCTGAATGGGCAGAAGAAATACCAGATCCATCTGAAGAGCACAAATGGTCCCATTGATGTTCTCTTAGTAAACAAAGATACTTGGAGCTCTCCTCCTGTTGTACTACCTGTCCCTCCCCCTGAAGATCTCATTCAGTGCCAGGCAGTTGCAGCTTCAAAACCACCAATCCCACCAGTTGCCCACTTCCAGGAGACATCCGTTCCCAGCAGCACCGAGCCCTCTACACCAGCATCTACCGGCAGTCAGGAGCACAGCCCTCCTGCCCAGAATCCCGCAAGCACAG AATGCAGTGTCCCAGCAGCAGAGTCCAAGAGCAGCGATGACTTTGATCCCATTGGGAATGTTGCTGTGTCGCCCAGCCAGCCGGCCGGGTTGGACACCCAGCCGCTCCAGTCCTCTGCCTCACTGGACAGCAGCTCCATCCTACCCAGCCCCTCCACTGCCTTTGAGCCCATCAAGCCCGACCCCACGGAGA TCTTGGAACTTCCCAAAGAGCTGTCAGAGATGTTTGATCCAACAAGAG gagtcTCCCTTTGCTACTGCCTGCTGCACGCACCGTTCCTTAGCTGGAGAAGGGACAACAAGG AATGTATGAACTCTGACCTGCTGGAAGAACTGATGTCTTCTGAAG tgtTTGCTCCCTTGCTCCGCCTCTCCCCTCCACCTGGAGATCACGACTACATCTACAACCTGGATGAGAGCGAAGGCGTCTGTGACCTCTTTGATGTGCCTGTTCTCAATCTCTGA
- the LOC115600650 gene encoding transcription factor E2F4-like isoform X3, producing the protein MAESGPQPPGGGSGSGSGAAPSRHEKSLGLLTTKFVSLLQEAKDGVLDLKLAADTLAVRQKRRIYDITNVLEGIGLIEKKSKNSIQWKGVGPGCNTREIAHKLIELKADIEDLEQREQELEQQKMWVQQSIKNVTEDMQNSRLAYVTHEDICRCFTGDTLLAIRAPSGTRLEVPVPEGLNGQKKYQIHLKSTNGPIDVLLVNKDTWSSPPVVLPVPPPEDLIQCQAVAASKPPIPPVAHFQETSVPSSTEPSTPASTGSQEHSPPAQNPASTECSVPAAESKSSDDFDPIGNVAVSPSQPAGLDTQPLQSSASLDSSSILPSPSTAFEPIKPDPTEKCMNSDLLEELMSSEVFAPLLRLSPPPGDHDYIYNLDESEGVCDLFDVPVLNL; encoded by the exons ATGGCGGAGAGCGGGCCGCAGCCCCCCGGCGGAGGGAGCGGGTCCGGGAGCGGCGCGGCACCAAGCCGGCACGAGAAGAGCCTGGGGCTGCTCACCACCAAGTTCGTGTCGCTGCTGCAGGAGGCCAAGGACGGCGTGCTCGACCTCAAGCTG GCTGCGGATACCTTGGCTGTGCGACAGAAGCGACGGATCTACGATATCACAAATGTCCTGGAAGGCATTGGGTTGATCGAGAAGAAATCCAAGAACAGTATCCAGTGGAA AGGGGTGGGTCCTGGCTGCAACACACGTGAAATAGCTCACAAACTGATCGAGCTGAAGGCAGACATAGAGGACCTGGAGCAgcgggagcaggagctggagcagcagaagaTGTGGGTTCAGCAGAGCATCAAAAATGTTACAGAAGACATGCAGAACAGTCG ATTAGCGTATGTGACACATGAAGATATCTGCAGGTGTTTCACAG GAGACACCCTCCTTGCGATTCGAGCTCCATCAGGCACACGTTTGGAGGTGCCCGTCCCTGAG GGCCTGAATGGGCAGAAGAAATACCAGATCCATCTGAAGAGCACAAATGGTCCCATTGATGTTCTCTTAGTAAACAAAGATACTTGGAGCTCTCCTCCTGTTGTACTACCTGTCCCTCCCCCTGAAGATCTCATTCAGTGCCAGGCAGTTGCAGCTTCAAAACCACCAATCCCACCAGTTGCCCACTTCCAGGAGACATCCGTTCCCAGCAGCACCGAGCCCTCTACACCAGCATCTACCGGCAGTCAGGAGCACAGCCCTCCTGCCCAGAATCCCGCAAGCACAG AATGCAGTGTCCCAGCAGCAGAGTCCAAGAGCAGCGATGACTTTGATCCCATTGGGAATGTTGCTGTGTCGCCCAGCCAGCCGGCCGGGTTGGACACCCAGCCGCTCCAGTCCTCTGCCTCACTGGACAGCAGCTCCATCCTACCCAGCCCCTCCACTGCCTTTGAGCCCATCAAGCCCGACCCCACGGAGA AATGTATGAACTCTGACCTGCTGGAAGAACTGATGTCTTCTGAAG tgtTTGCTCCCTTGCTCCGCCTCTCCCCTCCACCTGGAGATCACGACTACATCTACAACCTGGATGAGAGCGAAGGCGTCTGTGACCTCTTTGATGTGCCTGTTCTCAATCTCTGA
- the CTRL gene encoding LOW QUALITY PROTEIN: chymotrypsin-like protease CTRL-1 (The sequence of the model RefSeq protein was modified relative to this genomic sequence to represent the inferred CDS: substituted 1 base at 1 genomic stop codon), giving the protein MMFLWAVACLALASTVSGCGEPSISPSLSHTERIINGQDTVPGLWPWQVSLQNRYGSHFCGGSLINENWVVTAAHCEFKPLLHVVILGGYDRTSRADPVQVKNVVRVITNPDWNSYTLNNDIALLKLASPAKLGPHVSPVCLPPTDLHLPDNLQCVTTGWGRISVNSYILADSLXQVSLPLVFSSECAKYWGSQITSSMVCAGGAGASSCQVRSQIPAAAQGGQRKRRTHGVLLSSTLHGQSERFKLHVPATRCLGCQGPVQSMWWDH; this is encoded by the exons ATGATGTTTCTGTGGGCAGTTGCCTGCCTGGCCCTTGCCAGCACAGTCTCAG GCTGTGGGGAGCCCAGCATCAGCCCCTCGCTCTCCCACACTGAGAGGATCATCAACGGGCAGGACACAGTGCCCGGCTTGTGGCCCTGGCAGGTCTCCCTGCAG aacCGCTACGGATCCCACTTCTGTGGTGGCTCCTTGATCAATGAGAACTGGGTCGTCACCGCTGCCCACTGCGAATTCAA GCCACTCTTGCACGTCGTCATCCTTGGGGGATATGACCGCACCTCTAGAGCTGACCCCGTTCAAGTGAAGAATGTGGTCAGG GTCATTACGAACCCCGACTGGAACTCCTACACCCTGAACAATGACATTGCCCTGCTGAAGCTTGCCTCGCCTGCCAAGCTGGGACCCCATGTGTCCCCCGTCTGCCTGCCCCCCACTGACCTGCATCTGCCTGACAACCTCCAGTGTGTCACCACCGGCTGGGGACGCATCAGCGTCAACT CCTACATACTGGCAGACAGCCTGTAGCAGGTATCCCTGCCCTTGGTCTTCTCCAGTGAGTGCGCCAAATACTGGGGAAGCCAGATCACCAGCTCCATGGTCTGTGCCGGCGGTGCCGGCGCCTCCTCCTGCCAGGTAAGGAGCCAaattcctgctgcagcacagggaggccagaggaagaggagaacaCATGGGGTCCTCCTCTCCTCAACCTTGCATGGACAGAGTGAGAGATTTAAGCTCCATGTCCCCGCGACCAGGTGCCTGGGGTGTCAAGGACCAGTTCAGAGCATGTGGTGGGACCACTAA
- the LOC115600653 gene encoding exocyst complex component 3-like protein, which produces MGLSAEDERAASPGDEEWPEAEKAEKLARGAALKWASGVFYRPEKLERLGQYRSREMQRNSSIQSRLKLTLLPWSPKVMPISQRCMSRSCCWSGFLRAGWDGVIAEGLGPLSSPTWRG; this is translated from the exons ATGGGCTTGTCTGCGGAGGACGAGCGCGCTGCCAGCCCCGGAG ATGAGGAGTGGCCGGAAGCAGAGAAGGCCGAGAAGTTGGCgagaggagctgctctgaagtGGGCTTCAGGAGTGTTCTACCGCCCCGAGAAACTGGAGAGGCTGGGGCAGTACCGGAGCCGAGAGATGCAGAGGAACAGCTCCATCCAGTCCCGGCTGAAG CTCACCCTGCTGCCTTGGTCACCCAAAGTGATGCCCATCTCCCAACGCTGTATGAGCCGttcctgctgctggagtggGTTTCTTCGagctgggtgggatggggtcATCGCAGAAGGTCTGGG TCCACTGTCCAGTCCTACCTGGAGGGGGTAa
- the LOC115600649 gene encoding exocyst complex component 3-like protein, with translation MCQDLGAARWALLDTADHFHGLQQMRALMAEHVQLASVVQVLPQLFSVQEVFSHTLQLLHGQQLLEAHAELMMMEHLRDDILSQLHLHGLSNAQATVLSYFSGLQELNETLAKQLWDIVGSSLRLVHEDPVLFVTAVRVIEREEKIDDTLLLEATFLPPGRPKGWRQKFYHVLQETITGAHFQAPRMDSEGPGLARHLAALQKGIVSELRVVKDLMVQCVPAHYNILSVCTATFHQALSSHLQDILREDLDKQALFLLLEWALRVYHSPEMMGHPDLLPEVDVSALGPLMPPELTDQTERKYVVKVKASVLEWMQRTLEVEFKEWFREEEPETDHQGFFQSALPVIVMQMLKENIQVASLITESLQQKVYNMALEELEAFLGRLREALVQCGKEHQNDRSIPKYYMSYLLATLNNNLALSSSVSSLHPNTACREVPSSLRAAFDRTQKKACQLLLEELLLDLQPLCLQLHSRKWLSGSQLISSMCEVIDKYAKDFSRVRRPIFMLLLMETELVVASQYLRALMQKKVVCKSEEERSQLCARLLLDATQLRELFCGLGLDQSQQSLEAVFALQELICLKDPALLSLEVLGFITKYPDVSDEHISTLLDIRGDVSKEVRHMVLDMMAQHPQVMPESYRPIFSTILVPMPELPFCLRKGKCA, from the exons ATGTGCCAGGACCTGGGGGCTGCACGATGGGCCCTGCTCGACACTGCAGACCACTTCCACGGCCTCCAGCAGATGCGGGCGTTGATGGCGGAGCATGTGCAGTTGGCCTCAGTGGTCCAGGTGCTGCCCCAACTCTTCTCAG TCCAAGAGGTGTTCTCCCATACgctgcagctgctccatgggcagcagctcctggaggcCCACGCAGAGCTCATGATGATGGAACACCTCCGGGATGACATCCTCTCCCAGCTGCACCTCCACGGACTCTCCAATGCCCAGGCAACTGTGCTGTCCTACTTCAGTGGCCTGCAGGAGCTCAACGAGACCCTGGCCAAGCAGCTGTGGGACATCGTGGGCAGCAGCCTGCGGCTGGTGCACGAGGACCCAGTTCTCTTTGTCACTGCTGTCAGGGTCATTGAGCGGGAGGAGAAAATAGATGATACCCTGCTCCTGGAGGCCACCTTCCTGCCCCCTGGCCGCCCAAAGGGCTGGAGGCAGAAGTTCTACCATGTTCTCCAGGAGACCATCACAGGAGCTCACTTTCAAGCCCCCCGCATGGACTCGGAGGGGCCAGGGCTGGCCAGGCACTTGGCAGCGCTGCAGAAAGGCATCGTGTCCGAGCTGCGTGTGGTGAAGGACCTGATGGTCCAGTGCGTCCCAGCTCACTACAACATCCTCAGCGTCTGCACTGCCACCTTCCACCAGGCCctcagcagccacctccaggacATCCTCCGGGAGGACCTGGACAAACAGGcgctcttcctcctcctggagTGGGCACTTCGTGTGTACCACAG CCCAGAGATGATGGGTCACCCCGACCTTCTCCCAGAAGTGGACGTTTCTGCTCTGGGTCCCTTGATGCCCCCTGAGCTCACAGATCAGACAGAGAGGAAATATGTGGTGAAAGTCAAG GCCAGTGTGCTCGAATGGATGCAGAGGACCTTGGAGGTGGAATTCAAGGAATGGTTCAGGGAAGAGGAACCTGAGACAGACCATCAGGGCTTCTTCCAGTCAGCCCTGCCCGTCATTGTCATGCAG atGCTGAAAGAGAACATCCAGGTAGCCTCCTTGATCACTGAGTCTCTGCAACAGAAGGTCTACAACATGGCCTTGGAGGAGCTTGAGGCATTTCTGGGCCG GCTGCGGGAAGCCCTAGTGCAATGTGGGAAGGAGCACCAGAACGACCGTTCCATACCCAAGTACTACATGTCCTACCTACTGGCCACGCTCAACAACAACCTGGCTCTTAG ctcctctgtctcctccctgcaccccaacaCTGCCTGCAGAGAAGTCCCCTCGTCCCTCCGTGCTGCTTTTGACAGGACACAGAAGAAGGCctgtcagctgctgctggaggagctgctcttGGACCTGCAG cccctctgcctgcagctgcatTCCCGCAAGTGGCTCTCGGGGTCCCAGCTCATCAGCAGCATGTGTGAAGTGATCGACAAGTATGCAAAGGACTTCTCCCGTGTCAGGAGACCCATCTTCATG ctcctgctgatggAGACCGAGCTGGTGGTGGCCAGCCAGTACCTGCGAGCACTTATGCAGAAGAAGGTGGTGTGCAAGAGCGAGGAGGAGCGCAGCCAGCTCTGCGCCCGCCTGCTGCTGGACGCCACGCAGCTCCGCGAGCTCTTCTGTGGGCTG GGTCTGGACCAGAGTCAGCAGAGCCTGGAGGCCGTCTTTGCCCTGCAGGAGCTGATCTGCCTCAAAGacccagcactgctcagcctggaggtGCTGGGCTTCATCACCAAGTACCCTGACGTCAG CGATGAGCACATCTCCACCTTGCTGGATATCCGGGGTGATGTCTCCAAGGAGGTGCGGCACATGGTGCTGGACATGATGGCGCAGCACCCCCAGGTCATGCCTGAGAGCTACCGGCCGATCTTCAGCACCATCCTGGTCCCCATGCCGGAGCTGCCCTTCTGCCTTCGCAAGGGCAAGTGTGCCTGA
- the LOC115600650 gene encoding transcription factor E2F4-like isoform X2: MAESGPQPPGGGSGSGSGAAPSRHEKSLGLLTTKFVSLLQEAKDGVLDLKLAADTLAVRQKRRIYDITNVLEGIGLIEKKSKNSIQWKGVGPGCNTREIAHKLIELKADIEDLEQREQELEQQKMWVQQSIKNVTEDMQNSRLAYVTHEDICRCFTGDTLLAIRAPSGTRLEVPVPEGLNGQKKYQIHLKSTNGPIDVLLVNKDTWSSPPVVLPVPPPEDLIQCQAVAASKPPIPPVAHFQETSVPSSTEPSTPASTGSQEHSPPAQNPASTECSVPAAESKSSDDFDPIGNVAVSPSQPAGLDTQPLQSSASLDSSSILPSPSTAFEPIKPDPTEILELPKELSEMFDPTRECMNSDLLEELMSSEVFAPLLRLSPPPGDHDYIYNLDESEGVCDLFDVPVLNL; the protein is encoded by the exons ATGGCGGAGAGCGGGCCGCAGCCCCCCGGCGGAGGGAGCGGGTCCGGGAGCGGCGCGGCACCAAGCCGGCACGAGAAGAGCCTGGGGCTGCTCACCACCAAGTTCGTGTCGCTGCTGCAGGAGGCCAAGGACGGCGTGCTCGACCTCAAGCTG GCTGCGGATACCTTGGCTGTGCGACAGAAGCGACGGATCTACGATATCACAAATGTCCTGGAAGGCATTGGGTTGATCGAGAAGAAATCCAAGAACAGTATCCAGTGGAA AGGGGTGGGTCCTGGCTGCAACACACGTGAAATAGCTCACAAACTGATCGAGCTGAAGGCAGACATAGAGGACCTGGAGCAgcgggagcaggagctggagcagcagaagaTGTGGGTTCAGCAGAGCATCAAAAATGTTACAGAAGACATGCAGAACAGTCG ATTAGCGTATGTGACACATGAAGATATCTGCAGGTGTTTCACAG GAGACACCCTCCTTGCGATTCGAGCTCCATCAGGCACACGTTTGGAGGTGCCCGTCCCTGAG GGCCTGAATGGGCAGAAGAAATACCAGATCCATCTGAAGAGCACAAATGGTCCCATTGATGTTCTCTTAGTAAACAAAGATACTTGGAGCTCTCCTCCTGTTGTACTACCTGTCCCTCCCCCTGAAGATCTCATTCAGTGCCAGGCAGTTGCAGCTTCAAAACCACCAATCCCACCAGTTGCCCACTTCCAGGAGACATCCGTTCCCAGCAGCACCGAGCCCTCTACACCAGCATCTACCGGCAGTCAGGAGCACAGCCCTCCTGCCCAGAATCCCGCAAGCACAG AATGCAGTGTCCCAGCAGCAGAGTCCAAGAGCAGCGATGACTTTGATCCCATTGGGAATGTTGCTGTGTCGCCCAGCCAGCCGGCCGGGTTGGACACCCAGCCGCTCCAGTCCTCTGCCTCACTGGACAGCAGCTCCATCCTACCCAGCCCCTCCACTGCCTTTGAGCCCATCAAGCCCGACCCCACGGAGA TCTTGGAACTTCCCAAAGAGCTGTCAGAGATGTTTGATCCAACAAGAG AATGTATGAACTCTGACCTGCTGGAAGAACTGATGTCTTCTGAAG tgtTTGCTCCCTTGCTCCGCCTCTCCCCTCCACCTGGAGATCACGACTACATCTACAACCTGGATGAGAGCGAAGGCGTCTGTGACCTCTTTGATGTGCCTGTTCTCAATCTCTGA